The sequence below is a genomic window from Dyadobacter chenwenxiniae.
TACTGCGGTATATTGCTTTCGGATATCGGCTACGCAACGCTGGCAATCCGGATTATGCGGGGCTTCGGGAAGGAGAAAGTTGTTGAAAAACGCATTGTATTGGCTATTGCATGGTGCTTTCTTGGCATGGTGTGCATTTCGGGGCCAGTTTACTTTATCAATACATTTTTCGAGGCCAACTTAATGATCCCCGTTCGGATTATTACCTACGCGGCACTGAGCGGGCTTTGTGTAATGATCATCTACTATAAGTTTGTTGCCGGAAGCACCCTGGATGCAGCATTACGTATTTTGGAGGCTCCGGCGAAGCATTCAGAACCAGCAGCTGTCCTGACCGAACAGGACATATCACATCAAACTGTTCCTTTGGAAACTCCGGAAGTGCACGGCTCAATATCCGAAGTCACAATGTCCAGGCGGGTCACGCTGCCAGAAGAAAAGCAGAGGGAAATCTGGGAATCGCTGGAATCGCAAATGCGTCAGAGTCTTTTTTTTACAGACTGCGATTTAAACCTGGACAAGCTGGCCAGCCTCACTGGCATCAACAAATATCACCTTTCGGAAACACTCAACAGCTTCGCCAGAAAGTCATTTTATCAATACATCAACGAATACCGCATTGCCTATGCGCTAAAAGAAATGGAGTCGATTTCCGCGAGCCAGTCGGAAGATTTCAATTTTCTTTCGCTAGCCTTCAAATCAGGTTTCAAAGCCAAGTCCTCCTTTAACAGATATTTCAAAGAGATTACAGGCTTTACGCCCTCAGAGCATTTGAGAACACTTCGCCAGCCGAAAATTGCGATTTAAGTACAAACGTTGGTCATTTTACTTCTGCTCAATTCGGGCAATGGGCTCAGGTTTTCACGTGACGGACTATTCAGGATCAATGCATTCAATGCGATAATGACAGTGAATTCATCGTTTTTTTTTGAGTATTAGATATGTTCTAATCGGTTCGGCGGGAACCCGGTAAGCGATCCATAGACTTATGAAGATGCTGGTTGTAAGCATAATTATAAGCATTCCTACACCAAAGTAAAGTGGAGGGTAAGGACTTTCGGTCATTGTGATATTAAAAATATATTTCAACCCGGACATCAGGCCCACTGAGGTGAAATAAGAGAATAGATATGTTACCGCAGTGACCGAACAGACCTTCCAAGCTAATTTCCTATTTCGCTGGTTTAACGTTATGGTCATATATTGAGAAGAAAGACTAATCTGTAACAGCATTATCTTTATTACCCTTTTTACAGATGCTAAAAGCATTAGAAAGAATGTGACTGATGCGGTATATATTGAAAGTATCTCAAAACGCGTAAGAACAGGGTTGAGTAAAGTTGCTCGTAGTGGTTTAAGAATTATATTTTTCTTGTTTAATAGCAGTTTCTGTTTTTCTACCCTACCTGTTGAAAATGAATTCGAAAGTTCTTCTTGTGTCAGTTTGGCTGAAACATTAGGCTTTAAAAGAATATAAGTAATTACGCTGATGGCTTCCAAACTTTTGTCAGGGTATGAATCATTTAATTGGACGAGTGTTGGCATAGAAATAAATGCATCCGTTTTAATTTGAGAATTATCGGGAAGATTTTTTGCTATTGCGGTTACCGTTGCTGCGCAGTCAAAGTCTTCAAGGAATACCAACTTCCCCAATGGATTATGATGACCAAATAATTTGACAGCAGCATCCTGAGTTAAAACTATACTGAATGGCCTGTATAAAGCAGTCTTTTTATTTCCGCTAACAAGCGGTAGATCGAAAATTTCAAGTATCGAAGCGTCAGCAAATAATCCGTTTGCGGAAAGAAGCGAGTTCCCTTTCATTCGGACTTGGCTGTAAGCGAGTCGGGCTGTTTGCGCAACAAACTTGGAATCTGACTTAATTGTTGAAGCGGTTGTCCCCGACGAAATGCTCGTGGTGGTCGTTTCGTAAGGAGTGGAGAGCTTAGTAGTAACAATGTAAATACGGTCGGACTTAGCGTGAAAGCGGTCGTAATCAAAATGAAATTTTAAATACATTGCCGATAGCATACAAAGTGACGCCGTTGCATATAAAAAATATATGCGGGTTCTAACCTCCCTGTTTAAATCAATCATTTGTGAGCAAAAATATGTGCATTGCAGAAGTATGGATATGCAGGCACGAGGTTGTATATCGGTTCATGAGACATCGTGGCCGCATTCCCTTGGATATACCCCATTATTTTGCTGAAGGTTGGGTTAATTGTTTTGTGTCACACTTAAATATATTAGTCTGATTATGTAAATTCCTTAAATTGAACCGCTTAGACATTGGTTCCGCCATTTTGATTCTCAAAACTGTTTTGGTGTCGACGAACAATGCGATAGAATCTCTTCGCTCGGACTGATGCGCTGATAAAAGCCCTCTTTGCGCTACTTATGCTTCACGACACCAGACACGGTCACCGATATTCCAACCTGATAAGGCCTGTAACGCCACCCCATTGACTTGATTTTAAGGTCATTGAGGCCAACCTCCACAGTGGGGCCAACCGAGATTTGAAATGGCGCCCGCAAGTGCAGCTTACGGGCGAAACTGGCATTTACCATGGCCAGTCCCTGGTCATTCGATAGTGACCGTGTGTATTCCAGACCGGTGGTTGCAATGTAAGGTCCGAGGGACCGGGCGTGGAAATCAAACTGACGGGCGATTCCCAATCCGATGAAGTGCAGGTCTTGACGGATTTCATTTGTGGATGTGTTCTGGCGTATGATCTTGTACTGGTCGGGGCCGGTTTGCTCCATTTCTATTTTCGGCCCGCCAATGTCAAAACGTGTTTGATATTGCAGAAAGGTGTAAGCAGCCGATCCTTTGAAGCCCCAGCGCTCAACTCCGGCTGCAAGCTTGATGCCTTTCGACTGCATAGATGACAGCCCTGCAAACCGTATGTTTTCAATGACCATCTCCGCGTTCGAGCGCACGTAAAGCATCTGGAAATTCTGGGAGGGCGTAACAGAAAAAAACCATCCGGTTGCATTTTTTTTCTGGACGGGGGCCAGTGTATTCGAATCCGGGACGATTTCAGGCCAGACTGGTAAACTGGTTTCCAATGGTTTCGGAGGATTAGTAGGCAGGCTCGCCAGCAAAGTCTGTGGAAATGTCGCCTGAAGACCGGCGGTTGCAGTCTCCGATTCAGATTCCGTTTCCGCTTTCAATTGCTGTTTCTGTTTCTTGACCATTTCAGCTTTTGAAGTAGCGGTGCGGACTTGCCGGATAGGGAAGACAGTGACAACTTTAACGGCCGGGGCCGACGCTCTGACCGGCATGGCCTCGTCGTTCGTGGCTTTTTTTGTCGACGACATGCCCATTTTTTTGATAGGAGCTGAATGTTGGGAGGCTGTTGCTTTTCCATGCGAAGTTGCCACCGCAATCTCATTCTTATCAGCCTTAACAAAGTATAAGGCCAGCAGCAACGCCAACAACAAGCCTAATGCGGCTTGAAAGAGACGTTTGCCGTTATTCGGTAGCCCGGCAAAGACCCGTTTTCGGAGTGATGGCCGTGGGCTTAACTCAAACTGGTCGAAGGACTCTTTCAGCCAGTCGCCTAATGGTTCCTTAAAGTTTTCCTCGTTCGATCCGTTCATTTTCAATGATCCCTATTTCCTGTAATTTTTTCATTAAAAGCTTTTTACCCCTCATTAGCTGCGACTTTGAGGTAGAGGGCTCTATACCCAGCATTTCCACGATCTCGGTGTGGTTATAGCCATCGATCAGGTACAGATTGATAACAGTCCGGTAACCGTTGGGCAGTTCGCTGAGCACTTTTAGCACCAATTCAATATCGACATGCGCCCATGAGGTGAATTCAACTGAATCCCAGTCCTGTACATTCAGGTCAATGGGAGTGCTCATGAGCTCCTTTTTGGTTGTTCTCTCATAATAGCTCAGCGCGGTACGGATGATGATTGATTTCACCCATCCGTCGGCCGACTCTGGCGTTTTGAGGTCGTCAATTTTTGTAAAAACTTTAATAAACGCCTCCTGGAATATATCTTCCGCTTCTGAAAGCGTACGTGCATACCTGCGGCAAACGCCGAGCATTTTGCGCTGGTAGCGGTCATAGAATGCATTCTGTGCCTTCCGCTCGCGCCGCTGGCAACCTTCAACGAGTTCTGTCAGGGAGTTGTATCGTCTTTTAGAAAAAAGCATCAATGGGAATCAGTTAGGAGGAACGGTTATTCCTATTGAGCATTGCTAAAATTGATAGGCGGTATAATCATGATAGATCAGGTCCCCATTGTCATTGAAATAAAGGTAAAAGATTTGTCCAATTTCAGTGTCTTTTCGTATGCTGATCTGATAACCCGATGATCCCTCCGCTGAAAACCGGATTGCAGTTTCGAATACGAAGCCGTCCATTTCCGGCGAAGCATTGATGTAGTTGAATACAAATGCTGGCAGATCTTCTTGCTTGATCACCGATCCATGCAGTACGTATACCGGGTTTTCGTTCTGGTCGAAAATGTATGTCCCGTTCTTGTTTATAAAGGTCCTGCGGCCATCCCGGGCGTAGGAAACCCACATGCCCGAGGGCTCCACCAGGCCCATTCGTTTTAAGTAGCTGCCGATCTTTGGCGATACATCCACAGGTTTGTCTACGTAATAGGCCAGGGATGACTGCGTCCCCATATTAAGGGCAAACTTTACGTTGTTCGCCCCGTTGGTGATCACCTTAATCGTGCGTTCCATGCCCTTCCATTGGTAGTCAAATGCAACTCGTGGCCAGTCCTCACCGGCGACAGGGTCAGGCTGGATTTCCCAGGTCTCACTGGCTATGGTCCCGCCACGGATAGCGAGCTTGTCCAGGAATTGCGCCAGCGGCCCGGGAAGTTGGTTGCTCAGGAAGCGTGCATTCGCCAAAACCGCCTGCGTATCAACGACAGCTTTGTATTGCCGGGCATTGCTTTCGAAATCCACAGACCAGATTTTCTCAGGCGTCAGCGGTGCGAAGACCAGGCTGGTCGATTCCGGAAATTGTTTTTTCACGGCCTGAAATGCCTTTTTTGGAACATTATCAGATTGTGGGTTCAATTCTTTTGCACGGTTGCAGCCCAGCTGGGTCATTACCAGGCAGAGCAAAAAACAAGATATCCTTTTTCTCATGGTCGTCATCGGGAGTTTATACAATTCATTAGACCCGAAACATGCAGCGCCGGGATGCATGAAGATTAAATTTTTTAAGTATCAGCATTTATCAATGATCAGACTTTTAAGAACTTTCATGCTGATAGACGGAAGCATGATCCTGTGCGATTATCAGAATTTAAAACCGATTGTATAAATCCTTGATCTTCGCATCTCAAAACCTTACATTAGGGCAGTTATAATGGAGAATTTATGAGAAAACAGAACAGTAACCCCTTTATTCTTGCTCTTAAAGCCCGTAATCTTACCGTCGAAATCCATCATCATTCCGCATATCAGATCGTCTTATCCAATGATACCCCATTTAATACGACGATTAGCGGGACACTTTATGAGCGTATCCACGGTTTTTTGATTAAACCGCATGTTCCGCATTTTTGTGTTGCCGAAAAAGGAACATTGAATGTGCTGAATATAGAACCTTATTCGAATGTTGGTTTAGAACTGGCAGGCAGATTCAAAGAGAACCAGGATTATATCATTTTTGACTCACCATCTGAAACAAATTCGTTCTTTCAAACGCCGGAAGATAGTTTGGATGCGGGCAAGATCGTTGATGCCATGCTCACTAAATTGACTTCCATCGACTATGACGAAAGGGTTACCAAAATAGTTGAATGTATCAAGGCTAACTATTCTGAGCAGAATATAACCCCCCAAACATTCGCCGATATCGTTTTTCTTTCCCCATCCCGTTTGGCCTCGCTCTTCAAAAAACAAACCGGGAGCAGCTTATCCAAGTATCTGCTCTGGACACGGTTACGCCAGGCCATCTACATTACACTTTCCGATAAGGACAGAAGCCTTACCGACATTGCCTACGACACGGGCTTTTACGATCTTCCGCAACTCAATAAGTATATGTACGAAATGTTTGGAATGCCTCCCAAGGCCTTAAAGCATAATAGTGACCTGATTGAGATTTACTAGTCCTGCTTTTCCTCTATACATTCTAGTACGAAAGACACTTTATCAAGACACCTTGCGCAGAACAGTGATCTGGTACAAGTTCGACAACGTGCCTGGATGCAACTTTGTGATATCATTTAAACATGCATATCATGAAAGCAATCGTATATCAAGAGTTTGGAACCGCAGACGTGTTGCAAACCGTAGAACAGCCAAAACCAACTATTAAGGAAGATCAGGTGCTGGTTAAAGTAAAGGCATTTTCCATCAATCCGATGGATTGGAAAATCCGAAAAGGGGAAATGACATTGATGTCCGGCTCGAAATTCCCAAAGTACACAGGCGCTGATTTCGCTGGCATCGTTGAAGATATCGGGTATTCTGTAAGTGGCATTGTAGTAGGCGATGAGGTTTTCGGCGTGGTAAAAAATATGATGAAAGAAGGTGTTTCGGCCGAATATGTTGCTGTTACGTCCTCGCTGATCTGGAAAAAACCTGCTGATATCAGCTTTGCCCAGGCAGCTTCTATTCCCGTGGTAGGCACGGCAGCGGTTACCGCATTGGAGAAAATGGGTAACATCAACGCGCAAACAAACATTTTGGTTAATGGAGCGACCGGAGGTTTTGGTATGTTTTTACTCCAATTGTTAAAACAAAAAGGCGCTAACATAACAGCCGTTACCAGCAGCAAGGGAACAGAGTTTGCAAAAAAATGGGGAGCGAGCTCCGTAATAGATTATGCAAAAGAAGACGTGCTTTCCCGGAAAGCCGCTTACGATATCGTCATTGATCTGTCAGGCAAAATGGGCTACGACAATGCCAAACAAATCATGAAGTCGAAAGCCCTTTTCTTAAACCCCACGCCCAAGCCAATCGAAATTCCATTATCGTTTATCAAAAACTTATTTACGTCCCAAAAGCACATTATCGTGCTTGCCAGCCCATCTGATAAATACACAGATGTTTTGCTTGATGCGGTGAGAAATGGGGTAGATATTGAAGTCAACAAAATATTTCCATTTGCCGACTACACGGAGGCGTATCAATATGCTGAGCAAGGCGGCTACATTGGAAAAGTTGTAGTAGAAGTCAACTAAAAGCGCTGCAAAACACTGCCTGGGGATGCTCAGGCTATTTCTTAAATACTTTCAATAACAGTTAATTATCAGAAATCATGTTTACAAAAATAGATAATACCATCAAATATGGTAAACAGCATGGCGGCTTCGGGATACAGATTTTGTACCCCGGACTCATCCGTCCTCAGTTAGCCGACAGTGGATTTTCCACGATAGGAAGGATTGATCATGCGCGGATTAATCCAGGAACCCTCATTCCAATGCATCCGCACAAGGATGATGAAATTCTCACTTACCTGCGAAGTGGCAACGTGAAGCACCTTGACTCAGAAGGCCACACAGACATCATCTCCAATCATAGGTTGATGATGATGAATGCGGGATTAAGGTTTTCTCATGAGGAAAAGGTGTTAGAAGAAGGGGGCACCTTAGAGGGGCTGCAAATCTTCATCAGGCCGGAAACCGCCGGTCTTCCTCCCAAGGTTCAATTTTCTCAATTGCTAGATGCGTATAGTGTAAACCGTTGGAGAAAAATAGCAGGCAAAGGCAATGATTACCCGCTTCAAATAAGAAGTAATACATGGCTGATGGACCTTCGGCTGGAAAGGGGACAGGAAATTGTGCTTCCCGATGCACCGTCTGAAAATAGTGCCTTCCTGTTTTATGTATTTGACGGAAAAATAAATGTAAGTGAAACCATTACCCTGACCGCTGGCGAAAGTGTATTAATTGAAATGGAAGATCCAAGCTTCCGGGCAGTTGAAACAAGTGATGTTGTACTGTTCATTACACAGACAAACGCAGCTCATTTTGATGGTGGAATGTATAGCGGCAATCTCCACCGATAACGGCCGTAATCAAAACCAGAACAGTGATCTGATACAAGTTTTACTTCCCGGATCACAAGACCTTTGCATAGTAATTAATCAACAGAAATTTAGCAATAGAAAAAATGAAAACGAAAATAGTAGTACTCGGAGCCACCGGAACAGTGGGCAGCAAAATTTCAGAAATCCTTTTAAATCAAGGGCATCAGGTAACCTTGATCGCAAGGCACACCGAAAAACTGGAAAAATACCGCAGCCTAGGAGCCGAAATCATTGCAGGGGATATCACCGATGTGCAGACGCTGACCAGTGCTTTCAAAAATGCTGATAGCGCTTTTGTGCTGTTACCAGACAATGTTAAGGCCGAGAATACAAGAGTTTACCAGAGACATGTTACCAGCATCTTAATTGAAGCCATCGAGAAGTCGGGCATAAAGTACATCGTCAATATGAGCAGTCTTGGATCTCATATGCATGAAGGAAATGGTATGATGGCAGGGACTGGCGAACAGGAAGTGAGGCTAAACCAATTGAAGGATGTCAATGTGTTGCACATCCGCTCGGCCTATTTTATGGAAAACTTCCTTAGGACAATAGGTGTGGTTAAAAAAATGGGCTTCAATGCTACGGCAGCAGATGGAGATCATGCCATTCCAATGGTAGCCACAGCAGATGTTGCAGAAATCGCAGCCTCGCATTTGGCAAACCTTGACTTCAATGGTAAAAGTGTCCGCGCCGTGATGGGGCCCAGGGACTATACATATCGAGAGCTTACCAGCATTATTGGCAGCGCCATTGGCAATCCTGAACTTACGTATGTGCAGCTGACCGTCGAGCAGGCAAAGCAAGCATTCTTAGGCAACGGTGTTTCAGAGGATTTTGCCAACAACCTGATCGAAATGGGAACAGCAGTTAAAACCGGGTTTATGAATTATCAAAAAAGAGACGATTCGACGACCACGCCTACAACGGCAGAGGACTTCGTTAATGAGGTTTATTTGCCTGCTTTCAATAAATAATAAAGATCAAACACCTCTCTGGCTGCGCGGAATTTAATAGTTCTCCATGGAACTGAATGGCCATATCAACAATAATCAATTAATAAAATGAAATCAGCATTAATTACAGGAGCCAATAAAGGCATTGGCCTGGAAACAGCACGGCAATTATTACAAAGTGGCTTTCAAGTGTATCTGGCAAGCCGTGATTTACAGAGCGGATTGGATGCCGTCAAAATATTGAAGTCAGAAGGACTTACCAGTGTGCAAGCCGTGCAACTGGATGTAACAGATGAAAATTCGGTAAAAGCTGCCCGTGAAGAAATTGGCAAAAAAACGGATGTTCTGGATGTGCTCATCAACAATGCCGGGATTAATGGCGGAAAGCCACCTTATGCTGCGCTTGAAGCAAGTTCGGACCAATTTCTGGCAGCCTTCAATACCAATGTAATCGGCGTAGCAAGAGTGACAGCGGCGTTTATTGATTTACTGCGGAAATCGTCCCAGCCCAGAATTGTCAATGTAAGTACGAGCGTGGGTTCATTATCGCTTCAAAGCAATCCGGACTGGCCAGTTTATAACTACGCCAAATATGCAGTCTATGCTTCTTCAAAAGCGGCTCTGAATATGTATACCATTCAATTAGCTTACCAGCTGCAAGGCACTCCCTTCAAAGTAAATGCAGTTTGTCCGGGTTATACCAAAACTGAATTTACCGGGAACAATGGAGGTGATATTGCAGTTGCCGGACGACGTATCGTAAAATACGCATTGATTGACCAGGACGGACCTACCGGTAAATTTTTCAGTGAAGAAACAAATCCTGAAACCGGTGAAATCCCTTGGTAACCAAAACCATAAAGGCTAGGTGATGACTGATCACCTAGCCAAAATCAGTCATCTGATACAAGTTCATTCTCCTTTATACAAAGATCTTTGCATCATAAGAATGTGACAATAAATTAATCATTATCATGAAATTATTAGAAAAAACACAGCTAGGGAATTTAGCTTTAAAGAACAAGATGGCCATGTCTGCTATGACGAGAAGCCGTGCGGATCAGAACGGAATTGTAGGTGATATGACCGTTCAATATTATACGCAAAGAGTGAGTGCCGGTCTGCTATTTACCGAAGCTATCAGAATAAGTCAGGACGCAACAGGCAGTCCGCTTACACCTGGCATTTACAGCAGCGATCAAATCGAGGCCTGGAAAAAAGTTACAACGTCTGTGCACGGTCACGGAGGCGTCATCATAGCCCAACTTTGGCACACAGGGCGCGTAGGGCACTCCATCGACAGGAATGGCAAATTGCCCCTTGCGCCATCTGCCTTGCCTATACAAGGCATGCAACATTTCACTTCACAGGGATTAAAGTATTACGAAACACCTCAGGAAATCACCATTGATCAAATCAGGCAAACAATAAAGGATTACGGGCAAGCCGCTAAAAATGCTATTGAAGCCGGTTTCGATGGAGTGGAGCTTCATGCAGCCAATGGTTATTTACCGAGCCAGTTCCTGGCAGAAAGTGCAAACCAAAGAACAGATGAGTACGGTGGAAGCATTCCTAATAAAACTCGTTTCGTGCTGGAAGTCATGCAGGAATTGATCAGCGCAGTCGGTGGCGATAAGGTGGGGATTAAAATTTCGCCTTTTCATCCATATGGC
It includes:
- a CDS encoding helix-turn-helix domain-containing protein is translated as MHHIIAIGIFQAIVAAVLLWKGKVRTSADTLLIMFIACIACHLSIKFVIYTFVSDEQVRQQMNTFIGFCYAPLLYLYARKVNDETFIPATCWYVFLPFFVAAIVYFTTAGVIMFSGTSGYRLLKWYNLGSYCGILLSDIGYATLAIRIMRGFGKEKVVEKRIVLAIAWCFLGMVCISGPVYFINTFFEANLMIPVRIITYAALSGLCVMIIYYKFVAGSTLDAALRILEAPAKHSEPAAVLTEQDISHQTVPLETPEVHGSISEVTMSRRVTLPEEKQREIWESLESQMRQSLFFTDCDLNLDKLASLTGINKYHLSETLNSFARKSFYQYINEYRIAYALKEMESISASQSEDFNFLSLAFKSGFKAKSSFNRYFKEITGFTPSEHLRTLRQPKIAI
- a CDS encoding ABC transporter permease; translation: MIDLNREVRTRIYFLYATASLCMLSAMYLKFHFDYDRFHAKSDRIYIVTTKLSTPYETTTTSISSGTTASTIKSDSKFVAQTARLAYSQVRMKGNSLLSANGLFADASILEIFDLPLVSGNKKTALYRPFSIVLTQDAAVKLFGHHNPLGKLVFLEDFDCAATVTAIAKNLPDNSQIKTDAFISMPTLVQLNDSYPDKSLEAISVITYILLKPNVSAKLTQEELSNSFSTGRVEKQKLLLNKKNIILKPLRATLLNPVLTRFEILSIYTASVTFFLMLLASVKRVIKIMLLQISLSSQYMTITLNQRNRKLAWKVCSVTAVTYLFSYFTSVGLMSGLKYIFNITMTESPYPPLYFGVGMLIIMLTTSIFISLWIAYRVPAEPIRTYLILKKKR
- a CDS encoding RNA polymerase sigma factor; amino-acid sequence: MLFSKRRYNSLTELVEGCQRRERKAQNAFYDRYQRKMLGVCRRYARTLSEAEDIFQEAFIKVFTKIDDLKTPESADGWVKSIIIRTALSYYERTTKKELMSTPIDLNVQDWDSVEFTSWAHVDIELVLKVLSELPNGYRTVINLYLIDGYNHTEIVEMLGIEPSTSKSQLMRGKKLLMKKLQEIGIIENERIERGKL
- a CDS encoding helix-turn-helix domain-containing protein; translated protein: MRKQNSNPFILALKARNLTVEIHHHSAYQIVLSNDTPFNTTISGTLYERIHGFLIKPHVPHFCVAEKGTLNVLNIEPYSNVGLELAGRFKENQDYIIFDSPSETNSFFQTPEDSLDAGKIVDAMLTKLTSIDYDERVTKIVECIKANYSEQNITPQTFADIVFLSPSRLASLFKKQTGSSLSKYLLWTRLRQAIYITLSDKDRSLTDIAYDTGFYDLPQLNKYMYEMFGMPPKALKHNSDLIEIY
- a CDS encoding NADP-dependent oxidoreductase; this encodes MKAIVYQEFGTADVLQTVEQPKPTIKEDQVLVKVKAFSINPMDWKIRKGEMTLMSGSKFPKYTGADFAGIVEDIGYSVSGIVVGDEVFGVVKNMMKEGVSAEYVAVTSSLIWKKPADISFAQAASIPVVGTAAVTALEKMGNINAQTNILVNGATGGFGMFLLQLLKQKGANITAVTSSKGTEFAKKWGASSVIDYAKEDVLSRKAAYDIVIDLSGKMGYDNAKQIMKSKALFLNPTPKPIEIPLSFIKNLFTSQKHIIVLASPSDKYTDVLLDAVRNGVDIEVNKIFPFADYTEAYQYAEQGGYIGKVVVEVN
- a CDS encoding pirin family protein, encoding MFTKIDNTIKYGKQHGGFGIQILYPGLIRPQLADSGFSTIGRIDHARINPGTLIPMHPHKDDEILTYLRSGNVKHLDSEGHTDIISNHRLMMMNAGLRFSHEEKVLEEGGTLEGLQIFIRPETAGLPPKVQFSQLLDAYSVNRWRKIAGKGNDYPLQIRSNTWLMDLRLERGQEIVLPDAPSENSAFLFYVFDGKINVSETITLTAGESVLIEMEDPSFRAVETSDVVLFITQTNAAHFDGGMYSGNLHR
- a CDS encoding NmrA family NAD(P)-binding protein, whose amino-acid sequence is MKTKIVVLGATGTVGSKISEILLNQGHQVTLIARHTEKLEKYRSLGAEIIAGDITDVQTLTSAFKNADSAFVLLPDNVKAENTRVYQRHVTSILIEAIEKSGIKYIVNMSSLGSHMHEGNGMMAGTGEQEVRLNQLKDVNVLHIRSAYFMENFLRTIGVVKKMGFNATAADGDHAIPMVATADVAEIAASHLANLDFNGKSVRAVMGPRDYTYRELTSIIGSAIGNPELTYVQLTVEQAKQAFLGNGVSEDFANNLIEMGTAVKTGFMNYQKRDDSTTTPTTAEDFVNEVYLPAFNK
- a CDS encoding SDR family oxidoreductase, encoding MKSALITGANKGIGLETARQLLQSGFQVYLASRDLQSGLDAVKILKSEGLTSVQAVQLDVTDENSVKAAREEIGKKTDVLDVLINNAGINGGKPPYAALEASSDQFLAAFNTNVIGVARVTAAFIDLLRKSSQPRIVNVSTSVGSLSLQSNPDWPVYNYAKYAVYASSKAALNMYTIQLAYQLQGTPFKVNAVCPGYTKTEFTGNNGGDIAVAGRRIVKYALIDQDGPTGKFFSEETNPETGEIPW
- a CDS encoding alkene reductase, with product MKLLEKTQLGNLALKNKMAMSAMTRSRADQNGIVGDMTVQYYTQRVSAGLLFTEAIRISQDATGSPLTPGIYSSDQIEAWKKVTTSVHGHGGVIIAQLWHTGRVGHSIDRNGKLPLAPSALPIQGMQHFTSQGLKYYETPQEITIDQIRQTIKDYGQAAKNAIEAGFDGVELHAANGYLPSQFLAESANQRTDEYGGSIPNKTRFVLEVMQELISAVGGDKVGIKISPFHPYGNMVLDDPAGTYTYLIEELNKLDFAYVELMRRSPYFPSPAHYPADDEIELFGSLIQQTVIANAGYDKASGEAELEKGIAGLVSFGTLFLANPDLPERFKSDAALNEPDRATMFGGGAAGYIDYPFLK